Proteins encoded together in one Chelonoidis abingdonii isolate Lonesome George chromosome 1, CheloAbing_2.0, whole genome shotgun sequence window:
- the LOC116837066 gene encoding histone H2A-like, protein MSETESESESEHSGETSNAKEAKAKITRSSRAGLLFSVSRIDRLLRKGRFTDRVGAGAPVYMAAVLQYLTHEIVDIAGEVATRNKKRRISPWHLQLAIHSDSELKKLLGGVTISQGGVLPLIQPVVLTSKKRNSRRAIKRRLAPVPVPVK, encoded by the coding sequence ATGTCTGAGACTGAGTCTGAGTCTGAGTCTGAGCACTCTGGTGAAACCTCAAACGCAAAGGAGGCTAAGGCCAAAATCACCCGATCTTCCCGGGCTGGGCTGCTGTTCTCTGTCAGTCGCATAGACAGATTGCTCCGCAAAGGACGGTTTACAGATCGTGTTGGAGCTGGAGCCCCAGTATATATGGCCGCAGTGCTTCAATACCTGACTCACGAGATTGTGGATATTGCTGGAGAAGTTGCTACACGCAATAAGAAGCGTCGGATTTCCCCATGGCACTTGCAGCTGGCCATCCACAGTGACTCAGAGCTCAAGAAACTGCTGGGAGGTGTCACCATCTCTCAGGGTGGGGTCCTGCCCTTAATTCAGCCTGTGGTTTTAACTTCCAAGAAGAGGAATAGCAGGAGAGCCATCAAGAGAAGACTTGCCCCTGTTCCTGTCCCTGTTAAGTGA